The Elgaria multicarinata webbii isolate HBS135686 ecotype San Diego chromosome 7, rElgMul1.1.pri, whole genome shotgun sequence nucleotide sequence ggccaccactgaaaaggccctgtccctcgttgccacactccgagcctctcttggagtaggcacctggaggaggaccttagatgttgaacgtagtgaccgggtatattctcgtcgggagaggcgttccgtcaggtattgtggtcccaagccatgttcttctatttgataatccctttgttccttccaattcctggcaattattaatctagctgcagtttaTAAGTTGTTTATTAAATCTTtgctattttgtgtacatttaaccccttcatatattgataacagtgctgtccttggccctgtctttaccttccatcccattatatcatttatctctttaaatactatttgccaaaacctctgaatagcttcacaagtccaccaccTATGGAAATATgtgcctttttcctgacatcctctccaacaatatacagaatacCTTTtcctataatgcctaacatggtgtttgccttttttgcagcggccgcacattgggtggacattttcatccagctgtccaccacagtGTTGTTGGCTACACCTCACCCTGCCCTAATGGTAAAATTCCAGATCCTAGATTTCTCTGTCCCTTAAAATAGTAAATAATGTATGGGgtgtttaataaatttaataacgtgtgtgaaaaaaatatttcccctttGTCAATACAGTCCACTGAAAACCattctgcaggggtggggggacggcttacaacaaccctgcaaggtagtccACTagtagggtggcttcctgcattgagcaggggggtgtactcgatggccttttaggcaccttccaactctactatgattctatgagttacaTATTGCAGTTCAGAGATGAGGCTGGTTTGAATTTAAAGCCCCTGGCCAGTGCGTATAAATTGCTTCCTGACCTTGTGCTCCGTTGATTTGTATGCAGTAttcaatgtttaaaaatacatactttaaaataaaaatatatttttgacaCTTATTTCTGGATGAGAATGAGTTTGGTTTCTTGCCTTTCTTGATGCCTTTTGtcgtggtgggggagggggcgaggGAGGGGACCGACgaactacaaattcaatcacagtttttaaagctcagctaaaaacctttcttttttctaaagcttttagaacttgattttgatcttacctttatactgttagttttactctttcctgtgcctgtttggtgcattctcttccccttcttattgttttactaactgtaccctgccacgcgttgctgtggctcagtctggttaaattgaaaagaaagaaaagacaaagctgatgtttctaatatgtttaatttcacaatgcttgtggatatacaatatttttagttgttccattgtctgtgtagatatagagattgtctgatttgccgactctagaacacgcaacatataattgtccacgtgagaagcaatctgtgtctagatctaaaccgcacaattctaaagattggccctgagctttgttgatggtgattgcaaacgccaatcgaattgggaattgcaatctcttaaattgaaatggcatatccgttggaatcataggaatgcgaagaatgaggacatcttcacctttgaaaggtcctgtcaagattgttgcttctacgacgttgctcagtaatttttttactgcaagccccgtgccgttgcaaagttttggctggttgatatttcgcaacatgataattggcaggccgattttcaattgcagtatgtgcggtggcatccctggcagatcgagtgaattcaaaaattctgttggataattaaccgcttcatctgcttccacaacagtgtcgacggacttgtatgtaactgcctcgctttgaatgttagactgaataatattgttaagttcgtagactttttttccagcagcgcaacacattccttttgtttctccattaaatttaagagccttgcaataaggacacacttcagtcatagtgccgatgagaacatgccgcctcaaactataatcatcagctgggttgtaccggaatgcaaggcgattgtaatcgtgtgattgtttaccacggagtcgcgtttgacgctgatgtgctgtttctcgttgacgtctttcagccactctcagcctgtcgcgttcattctgttgagaacaaagcagatctgaagctgtagaacgcgattgccgtgctcgcaaccgtgcatcctcaagtctggctgaacgttgcttggctggttccttggcacgtatttgaggcattctattttttttttctcgtttgctgatgcccgttcttcctcagtctgatttgcaatttctcgtcgcagtgcttccgctctgcgagtatgaagacctaagtgtgatcttctgcgaggcattatttggatgaagcaaagcagattgtttggtttttaaaaaaggatgtttttacggtgagagggttagcggaaactcctggcagttacctttcttcagaacgtgtaactgtcacaggtgtgacatctatattcactcagccaattgtgagagaacatgcaaataggagaggaagcagagaaagcggattggcctactggttggcgatgtcacaatgatcagcaggactggttttgaggaggcctatttcttcgattttaagacaaacttttgccCCCacatagaacatagttacataacaacgctcacgtattcgaatgcaacgttgtgtcaaaatttcagagcaatcggtgaagaactttcggagatataacgtctgtttcaaacggacatttacatttttatttatatagattatgattctattagaatgcaagcctatgcggcagggttttgctgttttattgttttactctgtacagcaccatgtgcactgatggtgctataataataattatatattttttattttttttaaaaaaaattgttataactgttttattgtttttattttcattttaccttgtacaccgctccgaaatttttcaaaggggagcggtatataaatattctaaataaataaataaaaaaatgacaggtgctgctgattttgctgggggagaaaGGGAGGGTGGAAACGGCTTCCAAAGTCAGCTCGGAAGCTGAACTCCGTATATGACGTTTATAGCTCTAATTTTAGTTGTTCTAAACCCTGCCCATAGACTTGGATTCGGCGACCTCGGCGCCTGCGCAGTGGAGCCCTTACGCACAAGTGGGCGTGGGCGTGGCTCTTTCACCTCTGACCTCTCCCCTCAGATATATCCTGAGGCACCTGCCTTTGGGCCGGTTCGCAATTATTATCAGCCAAGAACGAAAAGAAACGGAAGTTTCTCCCCGAACGTAGAAAAATAAAACCGCGAGTTAAAAACCACCGCCGCATTCTTCCCTCAGCGcgaggggaagggggcggggccgtCGCCGTCCTCCGTGCGCATGCGCAGTTGCGGGCAGCTGGCGTGGAGGGCgcacgcggcggcggcggcggcggcggcgctctgAGGAGAAAACCATGAGGCCCGGCGCGGGCGAAGGCGGCAGCGGCAGCCGGGTGAGGGCTGGGGGGTGCCGGGGCCTCGCCGAGCCTTCGCCGCAGGCCTCGGAGCGTGTCGGCTGGACACGTGTTTGGCCGCTGCTTGGcgccgggtgggggtgggggtagggggatgTATTTGGGGGGGTCCCCCCTTTGCACACGCCCCACTTTCTGCCCCCCTTGAGGGCTGGGGGAGGACGCGCAGAGCCCCGGCCTTCGGAGCCACCCCCCTCCCAGGTGCTGCCGTCCCCACGCGGAAGGGCCGCCCGAGGCGCGCGTGAATCAAGGCCCCCGCCCCGCTTCCCTGCAGTCAGAGCGGGCACCGCGGAGGAGGAGGAACGGCGGGGCCCGCCTTGGTCAGccgtctgccagggatgctgtcAGGCGGATCCCTGCAACgggcaaggggttggactcgatggcctcacagGGCCCTTCCAACGCTACTGTGCTATGGTCCATCGAGCCCAGCGTTggcggcactgactggcagcagccgtgGCTCCCCCTCTCCAGGGCTCCAgctttcccagccctccctggaggtCGTGCCCCCCGGGGGCTGGGGGCTGCTTCGTGCCAAGCCCCAGGGGCttgagagaagatggaggggaggcatgagagcactcttcaaggccttgaaaggttgtcacccagaggagggtccagattccagctggacatcaggaaaaacttcctgactgttagagcagtacgacagtggaatcagttgcctggtgaggttgtgggctctcccactctagaggccttcaagaggcagctggacaaccatccgtcagggatgctttagggtggattcctgcattgagcagggggttggactcgatggccttataggccccttccaactctgctattctataattctccTGGGCATGGGGCAGCTTTGTCCGAAACTCAATGTCCAGGCCAAGGTGGCAGAGGGCCCTCCAGTCGCCAGGTGAGAAGGGCTGTGGCCCCGTGTAGGCAGAAGGGCATGTTAGGCACATCTTGGAAAGGATCTcgggcctccctctctctctctctctgcttgagACCTGGGAGAGCCTCCACCAATCAGGGCCACAAACTAGAAgctaggcccagtattgggcaaaaggcaggatacaaataaatataataataattaataataggtGGGTCAGTGATCCTGCTGCCTAGAAAGCAGCTTTCTTGATTTGTCTGTTTATTTATTGGGTGGatcagaaatgtaataagtgTTCTCTGGCCTCCCTTCCCTGTGCCGTTCTTCCGCACCCGTACCAAAAGCATAAGCACTCACTCCATCCTCAGGCCTGCAGTTTTGTCTCTGCAGGATTATCATCGGAACCTGAGTTCCACTGGAGTCAGGAGAGCAGGTCTGGCTCAAAACCGTACCCCAATTCTAGCTGGCTAAACTCTGCATCCCCACAGTCCCAGTTTCTGGAAGATTAGAAGTGTATTTGCCACCTCAAGTGACCCCCACTTACAGAACTTCGTTCTGTAACAAAGTTGGTTCCTAGTAGTGACTTCTTCACAGCTGCATGCACTTGTGTTCTGGCTCAGTATCACATGCAAATATGCACCTTTATTTTGTATGCCATTGTCTGAGGAGCTCAGGGAAGCATATATGTGAAGTATAAGATGGGAGAGACCCCaactgtgaggtaagttaggctgggagggagggattgatGCCAGGTGAGGTTCATGGTTGAGTGTGAGTGTTAATTCTTGCTTCATGCTCTACCACGTCCAGTGCTGTTCCTGCTACACTGCATCAGGCCATTTGCATACTATAAGCATGTTACGCacagaaagaggtattagaatgAAGTAAGTTATATCCTTCTAAGACATTGAAAACACTTCTTTCTTTTACAAGTAAATCTAGAAGCGGATTGTTTACAATACGTTGGGGAAAAATGGGTAGTGACACTACAGGCCAGATAAAATTACTTCGGGGTGGTTAGATTTGACTTCAGGGATGGTGAAGACAAGACAGATCTTAAATGGCAGAGTATGTTACGTTTCTGCCTGTTACCTGAGGGGAGTACTAGAAGGATGACAACATTCTTAGGAGAGGCCTTGTGGTATGCAAAAGGGTTGTGGAATACTGATAGTACAGTTTTCTGATGCTTGCTTTTCCCTTCGTTAGCCTATTTTTAGCACCTCAGACCTTGAGAAGCAAGAAAAGGAAAGTGATGATCTGACAGACAGTGAAGAAAGCATCTTCTCCgggctggaggattctgggagtgaCAGCATCACGGAAGAGGACGAAGACTATGGCAGTGGAGTTGAAGAGAAGTCAGAAGGCGTCTTGCCCTCGGAAAATATGCAAGTAAGTGTAGAATGTGAGTTTAGAATCTGTGGCATCGCATCTTCCTGCAGCTTTTTGTAGCTTTTTAAGAAAGATTCAAGGGAACGAAATCTTGCACTCCTTCAATGGTAATGCTTCTGAGATTGTTTTCTTGTCACTGTTCCACGTATACATAGTGCAGGCACACATATGCAGACCCAGTGAAAGGTGGTGAGTTCCCATAACTGTACTGCAACCCTATCACTAGAATATTTGTTCCTTTGAAATTAAGAAACACTTATGCAGGTAGGAACACTTATGCAGGTAGTTTTGATGTACTCTGATGTTTTCTTTCTTAGGATGTCTTGATTTTAGTGtatttgtctttattttaagtATTGCAAGCCACGGTGAGTATATTGGCTTCTCAcacttcctggcatctccagtttaaaggatcTCAAGGGGTGGCTGGGGGAAGACCAGGATGTGCTGGCCTGTGTTTAGTCTTTGCTGGTCTGAAGTGGGATGTTTCCTAGTGCTGCTTTGTAAAGGCTGTTTGTCTCCGAAGACCTTCTAGAGCCCCTGCCTGTCAGAACAGGTAGTATTGGTCTGGATGATCAGGTAGTCTGACCTTGTATAGCACAGCTTCTTAAGGAGTTGGTGTTCAGTTTTGCATAACTATGTTTTGTGCTCCTATTGTAACAGGTGCTTAATTCAAAAATAGTTAACTTCCTACTTGGCAAAGATTTTAAGTAGTCTTGCCTATATTTGGTCTCTTGAGACAGCTGAGTGAATGGAAGTATGGGGCAAATATGGTTATTAAACTCAGTTTTGGAGAGGAATGAACGGGTCTCCTGTATAGAGTCTTTGAGAAAGACTGGAAGAAGCATATCGGGGATCCAGTGCATTTATCTCCTCATCAAGGAGGCAGCAGAACTTATGCTGGGAGGTGAAAGTAGAAAAGTTTCACCTGAAGGGAAGAGTTTGCCTAAGCTAATTACAGGACTTCGTTTCTACATTGCTCTTGCAATGTCTTCACTCATTTTTCAGCTTTGCTCTGCTGATATCTTCATCAGCCAGCATCCCAGGAAGTGCTAGAAATGGTTGAGAGGCAGTGTTTAATCCATGGTGTCGGACCTTTTCTGAGTTCCTGGAGCTCTTGGATTCTTAACGCTAAAGGCACGatcttatgtgtgtttagacagaaggaaagccccaccactcccagcatggctggctgaggcatgctgggagcagtaggtttttttcctgtccaaacatgaaCCTTAAAGCGCATTAAATCATAGTCTAGGGCAGTGGTCCCCAAAGTGGGCAgtttgcatagggggcgttaagaggcggGGGGCGCtgacaggcaaaggggcagcaggggggcgctcgagacggtctctccagaaggtcctaaaactcagggactgagcaggaaagagctgcaaattcagctgctctgcccactcttctcctgcctaggagggctggggcttctttcctgctggaaccaccgccgctccctccctctgccagagctgctccctcctacaagctgcccgaGCCGACCTCTCACGATAGTTGCttcacaaggcgggagcagcagccacgtgacagagaggaaggagcacgcgGAGGACggcgggcagcagagcagctgccaagaacagcagctggccggctgggtggggagcaggactgcttgtgctgctgcaaggtatcaccaggctcccttcccctgtcaggagttgcagattggggccatctcccctctgagctgctgccctcctgtcctaatcagcccagcagctacTGTGAGGTTTGGGGGGCgggtgttagagagagagagagagatgctgtgtgtgtgctcccgaccccccaaaaatctggactacagcagaattggaagagaaaagaaaacggggagggagagagaattgcagttccccaggtccttcctggctaaacagcaccttttttcagaatgcttgctgaaacaattcctatctgcccttgttTATTTTAGGGGTCCAACCCCATTTTTTCAagagttcttttggtaaacatggcatgtgtgtatcttgtgtcaccataaaaacaactgcagcacaatcctaaatatgtctactcagaagtaagccccactgagatcagtagaggtaaatgtgcatagtagaccctaaatgtctactcagaagtaagccccactgaggtaaatgtgcataggattcagcctgaaaacaaagagggggtgaagaaaagaaaggagaaacggtattgtagaaatagaatagcaaggtaactgtgggatatttaaccatatttaaagacaataagtacagtaaaattagtgctcctctacttcagtcccaatcaaataattacaacagtgaaccagccagattttccataggaaaactctgttccaggtggcagataattatttttaaattttaattaaaaatacattatcctttcctataacaaaatggtgcttactcctaagtaagtgtgttccactgaagaaggaaatcctatttgattcctgtattcatgctagtgtgacatgataagttaaaagcacaattttatgcatgtttagtcagaaaaaagtccttccacTCCTAGAATCCcttctaaatgggaagcacccatcccaggcttgctgagggagggagggaaaagagcgaacgcctctgtttggcACACCAAGcggggtatgtctcttcattagcgtcttggtgcttttgaaacattttaattcaccgttaaaaggactcttcttaaacggtattaatacatgtgtggattgaggagggtcttgttggcagcacggctccagacaactcgggctgatggagcgcctctcccggcatgaccctacccaaatatactgcactcatcatctaaggccctcctcagagtacctcctcctagcagaggtttgcaagaaatggagatttatttattttttaattaagttaggatactgctgtaattgacctgctttttaagcacatgcgttctcttgcagcagcattttggccccgcTGGGTGCTCCTTGGTGCAGGGCTTGCCCCTGCCAttaacccctccctccctgagcccattGGACtccgtgagacttacttctgagtaggcatgcacgaGATCGGGGATGGAACCTGTTGATTATGAATTTTTTATACAATTGAATGTCTTAAAAGAAGATTAAATCAGAACCGGGTACAATACAACCACCATCGACATCCCctctatttatttacattttggtGATGTTAATTAAGCATACGcacttattttgacattattccaataatatttaatgattaaattcttcattttagattagaataaaaatgacaggagcaggaaaatcaaaaaagaaatgtagacaatatAGCTTGGGATATCTTAAGTATGGATTTATACCAGCACCAACAGACCAGCAGCTGCCAGCGTCCCTGTTAtgtgaaaaggtgttttctaaTGAGGCAATGAAGCCCTCCAGACTGCAAGAACATTTAAGGAAGGCACATCCTGGCAAGGCAGATAAGAACTTACCTTTTTTCAATCACTTcgtgacaaatttcaaaagcAGCCAACGCTGTTAAACCTTATTCACAATgcttcacaacaacaaactgatggTTTGCGTGCATCATACAACATCTCATTGTTGATTGCTAAGTCAGGAAAGCCACATACAACGGGTGAAGAACTCATCCTACCAGCAGTTAGTGGGgttctgagtactgttttgcaCAAGTCGCCACATGATATAATTAAGACGATTCCTCTGAGCAACAATTCAGTGCAAAGACACATAgatgaaatggctgagaatgtggaagataCACTGTGCAGCACACTAAGGGCAACAGAATTTGCGCTACAGCTGGATGAGTCAACTTTACCAGGCAATGAATCTTTGCTTCTCGCTTATGTGCGTTTTATAAAAGACGAGAATTTGGCTCAAGAGTTGTTATTTGCAAGGCAACTAAAAACCGATACTAAAGGGGAGTCAATATTTCGTGTGGTTGaggagttcttcttcttcttcttcttcttcttcttcttattattattattattattattattattattatttatttatatatatagcaccatcaatgtacatggtgctgtacagagtaaaacagtaaatagcaagaccctgccgcataggcttacattctaataaaatcataataaaacaataaggaggggaagagaatgcaaacaggcactgggtagggtaaacaggcactgggtagggtaaaactaacagtataaagtcagaacaaaatcaagttttaaaagctttaggaaaaagaaaagtttttagctgagctttaaaagctgtggttgaacttgtagttctcaaatgttctggaagggcgttccaggcataaggggcagcagaagaaaatggacgaagacgagcaagggaagtagagacccttgggcaggcgagaaacatggcatcagaggagcgaagagcacgagcggggcaatagtgtgagatgagagaggagagataggaaggagctagacagtgaaaagctttgtaggtcaacaggagaagtttatattggattctgaagtgaattggaagccaatgaagagatttcagcagtggagtaacatggtcagagcggcgagccaagaagatgatcttagcagcagagtggtgaacagaaaccaacggactgatgtgagaagaaggttgcagtagtccaaccgagaaataaccaatgcatgaacaagagtcttggcagaagagacagacaaaaatgatcgaatcctggcaatattatacaggaaaaaacgacaggatttagctactgcctcaatatgaggaataaaggagagcgaggaatcaaatataaagccaagactacgagcttccttgactggagtaagtgtaacatcattgacagtaagagagaatgagagatgaggagaaggtttaggaggaaaaacaagcaattcagtctttgccatattaagtttcaaacgacgatgaagcaactaagctgagatatctgaaagacatgccgagatacgattgtgaacatcaggagaaagatccggagaagaaagatataattgtgtatcatcggcatacagatgatattggaggccatgagattgaataagattacccaagggcaacatgtataaagaaaacaacagcggaccaagcaccgagccttgcggaacccctaccgaaaggggaaaagaagacgagctgccattagccaacacgctgaaagagcgacccgctagataggaggcaaaccagttatagacagagccacaaaatccaaggtcatgaagggaatctaaaagaagatcatgatcaaccatgtcaaaggctgcagttagatcaaggaaaataagaacggaataatagcctttagacttggcagtaagaagatcattggtaatcttagtaagggctgtttcagtggaatgcaaaggacggaatccagattgaaaaggatccagagcagagttactagaaagaaaatcaagacaacgagagtagaccacacgctccaggatctttgaaacaaaaggcaacaaagagacaggtcggtagttagacagagatagcctatcaagagtaggtttcttgagaataggagagactgtagcatgtttaaaagcagaaggaaatgaaccagaggacagagaaaaattaataatatgaagcaaggaagggaggatagcagggataaggttaataaagacgcgagagggaatcggatcacgagaacaagtggagggcttcgaagagcgcagtattgtagacagttcatcagctgagaccgaaggaaacgcagagaaatttgcaggaggaactgacagatgaggaacaggaactggaagaggagcag carries:
- the LOC134401214 gene encoding ribosome biogenesis protein BOP1-like, with amino-acid sequence MRPGAGEGGSGSRPIFSTSDLEKQEKESDDLTDSEESIFSGLEDSGSDSITEEDEDYGSGVEEKSEGVLPSENMQVSVECEFRICGIASSCSFL